A window from Hymenobacter volaticus encodes these proteins:
- a CDS encoding energy transducer TonB, with amino-acid sequence MLAAVSGCQPDKPARTEHTVPALADTLALDSLANPVGAADTTSVRRDWHRLTKRTNPRAPLIVYRSVRQAPAGLDTSLPPGEATLLDLTRKASEYFKIDPTQAAEVRGRTGTVLRLAAGTLVDANQRPATGPVWVELKECYTPAEMVLTNLTTLTTDAEPLQSAGMVQVRATAAGQPLQVAAGRTLRLEMPASQGQPLPNMRLYYGQGAMPVRWVAAPEAEAPSSLETIIYTDARPMPAYGSGPADINRLVQYPHEALVSQTQGVVFASFVVDESGRIQKPHILRGLGHGCDEEVLRVLRQTSGHWTPGQRNGEFVKVKMVLPIRFSFQPGQLSTDTTRLNLTASTASSPEPAVAAEEPTESTPTDRYVFHCSQLGWLNVDRPLSGSSTTLVAAPAPDETTTVRLIVLGATPTVLTGEVVEGGYQFGKLPAGRRAVVVGLRYQGGIPYMAWQETTTGQETSSPLEFRETTLEELERQLERL; translated from the coding sequence ATGCTGGCTGCAGTCAGTGGTTGCCAGCCCGACAAGCCTGCTCGTACCGAGCACACAGTTCCTGCCCTCGCCGACACACTTGCTCTTGATTCATTGGCGAATCCTGTCGGCGCTGCCGATACCACTTCTGTTCGGCGCGATTGGCACCGCCTTACTAAGCGCACTAATCCGCGTGCTCCGCTTATTGTATACCGAAGTGTGCGGCAGGCACCAGCCGGATTAGATACCAGTCTACCGCCCGGTGAAGCGACCTTGCTAGACCTGACCCGTAAAGCCAGCGAGTATTTTAAGATAGACCCAACCCAAGCAGCAGAAGTGCGTGGACGTACAGGCACCGTATTGCGACTGGCAGCTGGGACACTGGTAGACGCCAACCAGCGTCCGGCTACAGGACCAGTGTGGGTGGAGCTAAAAGAGTGTTACACGCCTGCCGAGATGGTACTCACTAATCTAACTACGCTCACCACCGACGCTGAGCCACTGCAAAGTGCTGGTATGGTGCAAGTGCGGGCCACCGCTGCTGGGCAGCCTCTGCAGGTAGCCGCTGGCCGCACGTTGCGTTTGGAAATGCCAGCGTCCCAAGGCCAACCGCTTCCCAACATGCGCCTCTACTACGGGCAAGGCGCTATGCCCGTACGTTGGGTTGCGGCCCCCGAAGCCGAAGCGCCCTCTTCCCTCGAAACTATCATCTATACCGATGCCCGCCCAATGCCCGCATACGGCAGCGGACCAGCCGATATCAACCGCCTCGTTCAGTATCCGCACGAAGCGCTGGTAAGTCAGACGCAGGGAGTGGTATTTGCGTCTTTTGTGGTCGATGAAAGCGGCCGGATACAGAAGCCACACATTCTACGGGGCCTCGGGCACGGCTGCGACGAAGAGGTGCTGCGGGTGTTGCGCCAAACGTCGGGTCACTGGACTCCTGGCCAGCGCAACGGCGAGTTCGTGAAAGTAAAGATGGTATTGCCGATTCGTTTCTCATTCCAGCCCGGCCAACTCAGCACCGATACCACCCGCCTCAACCTAACGGCCAGCACCGCATCTTCTCCCGAACCAGCAGTTGCCGCCGAGGAACCAACCGAATCAACTCCCACCGACCGATACGTATTTCACTGCTCACAGCTAGGCTGGTTGAATGTAGATCGTCCTTTGAGTGGCAGTAGTACTACGCTCGTGGCCGCTCCTGCTCCCGACGAAACTACTACCGTACGGTTGATAGTGCTAGGCGCTACGCCAACTGTATTGACTGGCGAGGTAGTAGAAGGTGGATATCAGTTCGGTAAGCTGCCTGCTGGCCGCCGTGCCGTAGTGGTTGGCTTGCGTTATCAAGGAGGGATACCCTATATGGCTTGGCAGGAAACCACTACTGGGCAAGAGACCAGCTCTCCTCTGGAGTTTCGTGAAACCACCTTGGAAGAATTGGAGCGGCAACTAGAACGGCTGTAA
- a CDS encoding OmpP1/FadL family transporter: MKNLKYWLAVALLSPASHSFAQYATDALRFSQTQPSGTARSLGVGGANVAVGSDLGNLVTNPAGLGLFQRSEVSFTPGVGIGNTDSQVYGTTTTDGRNSVHVANFGVAFANRRPDTDNSPWRGGTLAIGLNRINDFNQSFRYRGSFAGGPSRAGSNILNYFNRGITVEQANDFDDLAYEAFLTEEDPKGRYVPSDYDQARLGSLNQDETVLTTGSQTQFDIGYGASYRDRLYIGGAIGIVSTRFNSTSTLTATDPSPANGQIEGTNFGSLTYREVLETRGSGINARIGAIYRVNDAVRVGASVQTPTLHSLSETYSSSLNVVYDTPITIEGKTYSSGNAATDPGTFDYRLTSPFRASGGAAVVIGKHGFLSGDVEYVNYGQARLNNDNTNDAGASSVYDFGDDNDDVKALYQSAVNLRLGGELRYDIFRFRAGFAHYGDPYKANTRDRSQSYYTGGVGLRQKNFFLDLAGVYNTAKRYYNPYVMPRLEDTPEVVVDANRFTTTITAGFLF; this comes from the coding sequence ATGAAAAATCTGAAATACTGGCTTGCCGTGGCTCTGCTGAGCCCGGCTAGCCACAGCTTTGCCCAATACGCAACGGATGCGCTTCGCTTTTCGCAAACCCAACCTTCCGGTACTGCTCGCTCATTAGGTGTTGGAGGCGCTAATGTGGCCGTCGGCTCTGATTTGGGCAACCTCGTTACGAACCCCGCGGGCTTAGGCCTTTTCCAGCGTTCTGAGGTTAGCTTCACGCCCGGAGTCGGCATCGGGAATACTGATAGCCAAGTGTACGGCACCACAACTACCGATGGTCGCAACAGTGTACACGTTGCCAATTTTGGAGTTGCTTTCGCCAACCGCCGTCCCGACACTGATAACAGTCCTTGGAGAGGCGGAACACTTGCCATAGGGTTAAACCGTATCAACGACTTCAATCAGAGCTTCCGCTACCGGGGGTCTTTTGCTGGTGGGCCATCAAGGGCCGGTAGCAACATCCTAAACTATTTCAACAGAGGTATTACTGTCGAACAAGCCAATGACTTTGACGATTTGGCTTACGAAGCTTTTTTAACTGAAGAAGATCCTAAAGGTCGTTACGTACCTAGCGACTATGACCAGGCCAGATTGGGTTCACTCAACCAAGATGAAACAGTATTAACTACTGGTTCCCAAACCCAGTTTGATATTGGGTATGGCGCTAGCTACCGCGACCGGCTCTATATTGGAGGCGCTATTGGTATTGTGAGCACCCGCTTTAATTCTACAAGTACGCTAACAGCTACTGACCCGTCGCCTGCTAATGGGCAGATAGAAGGTACTAATTTTGGGAGCCTCACCTACCGGGAAGTACTGGAAACCCGAGGAAGCGGAATTAACGCTCGAATTGGCGCAATTTACCGGGTCAATGATGCGGTGCGGGTAGGTGCTTCTGTGCAAACGCCGACCTTGCATAGCTTGTCGGAAACGTATTCGTCTTCTTTGAATGTGGTTTACGATACACCCATCACCATAGAAGGCAAAACGTATTCTTCTGGTAATGCTGCTACCGATCCTGGCACCTTCGATTATCGGTTAACTTCTCCTTTCCGAGCTTCGGGAGGCGCTGCCGTAGTAATTGGTAAGCATGGTTTCTTGAGTGGCGACGTTGAGTACGTGAATTATGGTCAAGCTCGCCTGAACAACGACAACACCAACGACGCGGGCGCAAGCAGTGTTTATGATTTTGGAGACGATAATGACGACGTTAAGGCCTTGTATCAGTCGGCAGTGAACCTGCGGTTGGGAGGCGAGTTGCGCTACGATATATTCCGATTCCGGGCAGGGTTTGCGCACTACGGCGACCCGTACAAAGCAAATACCCGCGACCGGTCACAGAGCTACTATACAGGTGGCGTAGGCTTACGGCAGAAGAACTTCTTCTTGGACTTAGCTGGCGTTTACAATACGGCTAAGCGCTACTACAATCCTTATGTTATGCCTAGACTCGAGGATACGCCTGAAGTTGTGGTTGATGCTAATCGTTTCACTACCACCATTACAGCCGGCTTTCTATTCTAA
- the proS gene encoding proline--tRNA ligase: protein MSKGLPKRSEDYSLWYNELVKRAGLAENSAVRGCMVIKPYGYAIWEKMQRTLDDMFKRTGHQNAYFPLFVPKSLFEAEEKNAEGFAKECAVVTHYRLQTDPDNPGKLRVDPNARLEEELIVRPTSEAIIWSTYKNWIQSYRDLPLLINQWANVVRWEMRTRLFLRTAEFLWQEGHTAHATAEEAVAETRQMLEVYAQFAEEWMALPVVKGVKTENERFAGALDTYCIEGLMQDGKALQAGTSHFLGQNFAKAFDVQFTNKEGALEHVWGTSWGVSTRLMGALVMAHSDDEGLVLPPKLAPIQVVIVPIYKTGQLDELLERIRPMQMGLIDRGISVKVDDRDTERPGFKFAEWELKGVPVRLAVGMRDLENGTVEVARRDTKEKMNMPLADIVNNVAALLDDIQTSIYQKALKFRETHTHRVDTYEEFKQALEGEGGFVVAHWDGTTETEERIKEETKATIRCMALAEPDEDGVDMLTGKPSKRRVHFARAY from the coding sequence ATGAGCAAAGGTTTGCCTAAACGGAGTGAAGATTACTCACTGTGGTACAATGAGTTAGTAAAGCGTGCGGGTCTTGCCGAAAACTCCGCTGTGCGGGGCTGCATGGTCATCAAACCCTACGGCTACGCCATATGGGAAAAGATGCAGCGCACCCTTGACGATATGTTTAAGCGCACCGGACATCAGAACGCATATTTTCCGCTTTTTGTCCCCAAAAGCTTGTTTGAAGCGGAAGAGAAAAACGCCGAAGGATTTGCCAAGGAATGTGCCGTTGTAACGCATTACCGCCTCCAAACCGACCCCGACAATCCGGGCAAACTGCGCGTTGACCCCAACGCCCGCCTAGAGGAAGAACTGATTGTACGTCCTACCTCAGAAGCCATCATTTGGAGCACCTACAAAAACTGGATTCAAAGCTACCGCGACTTGCCCTTGCTCATCAACCAGTGGGCCAACGTAGTACGCTGGGAAATGCGCACTCGCTTGTTCTTGCGTACCGCCGAGTTTCTGTGGCAGGAAGGCCACACAGCCCACGCCACCGCCGAGGAAGCAGTAGCCGAAACCCGCCAGATGCTGGAAGTGTACGCCCAGTTCGCCGAAGAATGGATGGCGCTGCCCGTAGTTAAAGGCGTAAAAACCGAGAACGAACGGTTTGCGGGTGCCTTGGATACGTATTGCATCGAAGGCTTGATGCAGGATGGGAAGGCCCTTCAAGCAGGTACTTCTCACTTCTTGGGGCAGAACTTCGCCAAAGCTTTCGATGTGCAGTTCACCAATAAGGAAGGCGCTTTAGAACATGTATGGGGTACCAGCTGGGGCGTAAGCACCCGTCTGATGGGCGCTTTGGTTATGGCCCACTCTGACGATGAAGGCTTGGTGCTGCCACCCAAATTGGCTCCTATCCAAGTGGTGATTGTGCCTATTTACAAAACCGGCCAGCTCGACGAGTTGCTAGAGCGCATCCGGCCTATGCAAATGGGCTTGATTGATCGGGGTATATCTGTGAAGGTAGACGACCGAGACACCGAGCGTCCCGGCTTCAAGTTCGCGGAGTGGGAGCTGAAAGGTGTGCCAGTGCGCCTTGCCGTTGGCATGCGCGACTTGGAGAACGGTACCGTAGAAGTAGCGCGCCGCGATACCAAAGAGAAAATGAATATGCCGCTGGCTGACATCGTAAACAACGTAGCCGCGCTGCTCGACGATATCCAAACCAGCATCTACCAAAAAGCTCTCAAGTTTCGGGAAACGCACACCCACCGCGTCGATACATACGAGGAGTTTAAGCAGGCCCTAGAAGGTGAAGGTGGCTTCGTGGTCGCGCACTGGGACGGTACTACCGAAACCGAGGAGCGCATCAAGGAGGAAACCAAAGCCACCATCCGTTGCATGGCTCTTGCCGAACCCGACGAGGACGGTGTAGACATGCTAACAGGCAAGCCCTCGAAGCGCCGCGTACACTTCGCCCGCGCCTACTAG
- a CDS encoding NfeD family protein, whose translation MELLVWTRLPLPMDWLTIALLLLFGLLFLVAEVIFIPGTTVVGLIGFALLAAGIWFGYRDLGAGTGHILLVASLAATGILVYIGLRPRNISRVALNDVNNSHVRDVRLPDVLPGTVGRTLSALRPAGTVLFEDDRREVTTRGEYVAAGTEVRVLRIEQNRIVVESVA comes from the coding sequence ATGGAACTGCTTGTATGGACCCGCTTGCCATTGCCTATGGACTGGCTTACCATCGCCTTGCTGCTCTTGTTCGGCCTGCTGTTTCTGGTGGCTGAGGTTATTTTCATTCCAGGCACTACGGTGGTTGGCCTGATCGGCTTTGCGTTGCTAGCGGCCGGTATTTGGTTCGGCTACCGCGACCTGGGCGCTGGTACCGGCCATATTCTACTCGTTGCCTCGTTGGCTGCCACGGGAATACTGGTATACATCGGCCTGCGGCCGCGGAATATAAGCCGCGTAGCCCTCAACGATGTCAACAACTCTCATGTGCGGGATGTGCGGCTGCCAGATGTACTGCCCGGAACCGTCGGCCGTACGTTATCGGCTCTTCGGCCAGCGGGCACGGTACTGTTCGAGGATGACCGCCGTGAGGTAACTACCCGCGGCGAGTATGTAGCGGCCGGCACGGAGGTGCGGGTACTACGCATCGAGCAAAATCGAATTGTGGTGGAAAGTGTCGCATAA
- the floA gene encoding flotillin-like protein FloA (flotillin-like protein involved in membrane lipid rafts), with product MDFPLFPLIIGAIVLLVFLYFFPISLWITAVFSGVSVSLFQLAFMRVRKVPPSLIVNSMITSTKAGLALTANDLETHYLAGGNIPSVIKALISADKANIPLTFKQATAIDLAGRDVFEAVTTSVNPKVINTPNVAAVAQDGIQLIAKARITVRANITQLVGGAGEETILARVGEGIVTSIGSSKSHKEVLENPDKISKLVLSKGLDAGTAFEILSIDIADIDIGENIGAKLQIDQATADLKVAEAKAEERRAMAVAVEQENRAKTQEAKARVVEAEAEIPKAMAEAFRSGNLGIMDYYKMRNIQSDTDMRDSIANPGNQSSSGKPGRDETRLS from the coding sequence ATGGACTTTCCCCTCTTTCCGCTTATCATTGGAGCCATTGTTCTGTTGGTCTTCCTTTATTTCTTCCCCATTAGCCTCTGGATAACGGCGGTATTTTCGGGGGTGAGCGTGAGCTTGTTTCAGTTGGCATTCATGCGGGTTCGGAAAGTGCCGCCTTCTCTTATTGTCAATTCGATGATAACGAGCACCAAGGCGGGTTTAGCGCTGACGGCCAACGATTTGGAAACGCACTACTTGGCAGGCGGCAACATTCCTAGCGTAATAAAGGCCCTGATCTCAGCAGATAAAGCCAATATTCCCCTCACCTTCAAGCAAGCCACTGCCATCGACCTGGCCGGCCGTGACGTATTTGAAGCGGTTACGACGAGCGTCAATCCGAAAGTGATTAACACGCCTAATGTAGCAGCCGTAGCGCAGGACGGGATTCAGCTTATCGCCAAAGCCCGCATTACGGTACGCGCCAACATCACGCAATTGGTAGGCGGTGCTGGCGAAGAAACTATCCTGGCCCGGGTAGGTGAAGGCATCGTAACCAGCATCGGCTCGTCGAAGTCGCATAAGGAAGTGCTCGAAAACCCCGACAAGATTTCCAAACTAGTACTTAGCAAAGGGCTAGATGCGGGTACGGCCTTCGAAATTCTCTCCATCGACATTGCTGATATCGACATCGGAGAAAACATTGGAGCCAAGCTCCAGATAGACCAAGCTACTGCCGACCTGAAAGTAGCTGAAGCCAAGGCCGAAGAACGCCGGGCCATGGCCGTAGCTGTGGAACAAGAAAACCGCGCCAAAACGCAGGAAGCCAAAGCCCGCGTGGTAGAAGCCGAAGCCGAAATTCCGAAAGCCATGGCTGAAGCTTTCCGCTCCGGCAACCTCGGCATAATGGACTACTATAAGATGCGCAACATCCAGTCCGACACTGACATGCGCGACTCCATTGCTAACCCCGGAAACCAAAGCAGCAGTGGTAAACCTGGCCGCGACGAGACGCGGCTATCCTAA
- a CDS encoding OmpA family protein, producing MRIKNVVLLVGIVGGVSGGVQAQHAVWAGKVVAVSSQKAEGKEDFSPEKVLGEPNAQPLGQVSNEAWIPRKESNNEFIEVRFGKSLVAKQVTVVENFNPGSVSKIELVDTRGQKHEVYQNESPGPIPEQFRSLQITFSPGTYRTIGVVVTMNTKAVNGVNQIDAIGIADVAETMVKKEFKGEAESVKFDSAMVNLGPNVNSKYVDTHPVISPDGRTLFFARQESPQNVGGANDVQDVWYSTQVNSKNNSWNPAKNIGAPINTPGPNGLASVSSDGNSAVLINVYNEDGSLDPKGLSLSRRTKTGWSKPQKIFIDDFYNDDPENVDYFLGTSGKVLLMAVQRKDGQGEQDIYVTLRKADGKTWGRPINLGASINTKKPEFAPFLAADGKTLYFASEGHGGYGKSDIFYSKRLDDSWTNWTKPRNLGPSVNSPDFDAYYVVSAAGEEAYLVSSRNGTGNSKDIFRINLTPQFKPEVVTLVRGQVLDAATKKPVTATIRYENLLTGEEIGVAETSPVDGSYTIVLPSGVHYGYRAESPNYLAESDNLDVTDRQNYSEVKQDLYLVPFAVGQTIKLNNIFFSQSKYYLRENSYPELQRLIRTLKEYTTVEIKIEGHTDNQGDPALNLKLSQDRVNEVKKYLVSKGISSSRITVEGFGDTKPIASNDQEETRKLNRRVEFRITKK from the coding sequence ATGAGAATAAAGAATGTAGTGCTGTTGGTGGGGATAGTAGGAGGAGTTTCTGGAGGCGTACAAGCACAGCACGCCGTTTGGGCGGGCAAAGTGGTGGCCGTATCGTCGCAGAAAGCAGAAGGGAAAGAAGACTTCTCACCAGAGAAAGTATTGGGTGAACCCAATGCGCAGCCATTAGGGCAGGTCAGCAACGAAGCCTGGATTCCAAGAAAGGAAAGCAACAACGAATTCATTGAGGTACGCTTTGGTAAGTCGCTCGTTGCCAAGCAAGTCACAGTAGTGGAAAACTTCAATCCGGGCTCGGTATCTAAAATCGAGCTGGTTGATACCCGAGGCCAGAAGCACGAAGTCTACCAAAACGAAAGCCCCGGACCGATTCCCGAGCAGTTCCGTTCTTTGCAAATCACATTTTCGCCGGGTACCTATCGTACCATCGGGGTGGTGGTGACCATGAACACTAAAGCCGTGAATGGGGTAAACCAGATTGACGCCATCGGCATTGCCGACGTGGCCGAAACCATGGTCAAAAAAGAGTTTAAGGGCGAGGCCGAAAGCGTAAAGTTCGACTCGGCTATGGTGAACCTGGGTCCCAACGTTAACTCCAAGTACGTTGATACGCACCCCGTTATTTCGCCCGACGGCCGCACGCTGTTCTTTGCCCGGCAGGAAAGTCCGCAGAACGTGGGCGGCGCCAACGACGTGCAGGACGTGTGGTACTCGACGCAGGTTAACTCCAAGAACAATTCCTGGAATCCAGCCAAAAACATTGGGGCTCCTATCAATACCCCTGGTCCCAACGGTCTGGCATCAGTGTCATCGGATGGAAATTCTGCCGTGCTGATCAACGTCTACAACGAAGACGGCTCTCTGGACCCGAAAGGGCTGAGTTTGTCTAGACGGACTAAAACGGGTTGGAGCAAGCCACAGAAGATATTCATCGACGATTTCTACAACGACGACCCGGAAAACGTAGATTATTTCCTGGGGACCTCCGGTAAAGTGCTGCTGATGGCGGTGCAGCGTAAGGATGGCCAGGGGGAACAGGATATCTACGTGACGCTCCGTAAGGCTGACGGCAAAACGTGGGGCCGTCCGATCAACCTTGGAGCCAGCATCAACACCAAAAAGCCGGAGTTTGCGCCTTTCCTGGCGGCCGATGGCAAAACGCTCTACTTCGCATCGGAAGGACACGGTGGCTACGGCAAGAGTGATATCTTCTACTCCAAGCGCCTCGACGACAGCTGGACTAACTGGACCAAGCCCCGCAACCTGGGTCCTAGCGTGAACTCACCAGACTTCGATGCCTACTATGTGGTATCGGCTGCGGGGGAGGAGGCTTATTTGGTGTCGTCGCGCAACGGAACCGGTAATTCCAAGGACATCTTCCGGATCAACCTTACGCCTCAATTCAAGCCAGAAGTGGTAACGCTGGTGCGTGGGCAAGTCCTTGATGCAGCAACCAAAAAGCCGGTAACTGCCACTATCCGCTACGAGAACTTGCTTACGGGCGAGGAAATAGGAGTGGCCGAGACTAGTCCCGTCGATGGTTCCTATACCATTGTGCTGCCTTCCGGAGTTCACTACGGGTACCGCGCCGAATCCCCTAACTACCTCGCTGAGTCCGACAACCTCGACGTAACGGACCGTCAGAACTACTCCGAGGTGAAGCAGGATCTGTATCTGGTGCCATTCGCTGTAGGTCAGACGATTAAGCTGAACAACATTTTCTTCTCGCAGAGCAAATATTATCTGCGTGAGAATTCATACCCGGAGCTACAACGCTTGATCCGGACGCTGAAGGAGTATACCACGGTCGAAATCAAGATTGAAGGCCACACCGACAACCAAGGCGACCCAGCCCTCAACCTTAAGCTGAGCCAGGACCGCGTGAATGAGGTAAAGAAATACCTCGTGTCGAAAGGCATTTCCAGCAGCCGTATCACCGTCGAAGGCTTCGGAGATACTAAGCCAATTGCCAGCAACGATCAGGAAGAAACCCGCAAGCTCAACCGGCGCGTCGAGTTCCGAATTACCAAGAAGTAG
- a CDS encoding response regulator: MPKLSCVLLVDDDQTTNYLNQLLLKRLNVADKLVVALNGAEALQQLQIHSENASEDQPILILLDVKMPVMNGFEFLEAFDQLPQLQKQAIIIVMLTTSLHPQDVSRLEKLPIAGLLNKPLTKEKVEGIMRTHFSSQLPSN; encoded by the coding sequence ATGCCCAAACTTAGCTGTGTCTTATTAGTCGACGACGACCAGACGACCAACTATTTAAACCAGCTGCTCCTGAAGCGACTAAACGTAGCGGATAAGCTAGTAGTAGCGCTTAACGGAGCCGAAGCGTTGCAGCAGTTGCAAATCCACAGCGAAAACGCAAGTGAAGACCAGCCGATTCTGATTTTGTTGGATGTTAAGATGCCGGTCATGAATGGTTTCGAATTTCTAGAAGCTTTCGACCAGTTGCCGCAGCTTCAAAAGCAAGCTATAATTATCGTGATGCTGACCACTTCCTTACACCCGCAGGATGTTAGCCGGTTAGAGAAGCTTCCTATTGCCGGTCTGCTCAACAAACCTTTGACCAAGGAGAAAGTAGAAGGCATCATGCGCACTCATTTTAGTTCGCAACTTCCTAGCAACTAA